The genomic DNA ggAAAAAgcagttgcaagaaaaacctcggcacagggccctagacgttctttttttttttaaaaaaagtaactaGATTCTCAACCGAGGGCCgccgcgccggttcgaaccccggtaccggacttacaccaatgagttataattACTCTGGCTTggctattatagacggcaataccacatatcacgtcggtctaacagaaagctaggtgaagtgtgggtacttacttcatcttgcgattaatgtacctacctctgactaccccagttttATGTACCACGGTTATGTAccacttaagtaagtacattagaaGGCGTCGAAACGATAAAAacctaagaaaataaaacagCTGGGACTTTGTGTGGGAAGATATTTGCAGCTAACCTGACCTAAGAGTGAAATATTCCCCGTATATACGACTTCGAGCATCCTTACTAACTTCTCTGAGGGCACCTATTCGTACAACGAATTTCCCATTTGTAAATCATTGCCTGGCCCTGACGTTGGCCTATAATTATCATTCTCAGGATGCCAGTGGGTCCGACCACCTCGCCGCAGTACGAGCTGGGCTACCTgtaccagatcgtgagcgtctACATCAGTGCTGCACTGTTCGTGGGTGTGGACAACGTCTCCCTCGCCATGATCATGTATGGCACTGCGCAGCTGGAGATCATCGCCGACAAGATCCAGGCGGTGAAGATTCACTTCATATCTTGTTTTGttttcgaccattatagacggcgatacggctcactacctatcacgtcggtGTAACAGAAACGTTGAggcgtgggcacttagttcatcttgcgatggatgtacttctgactacaccaagaagcgactgcctgtctgaccttccaacacgcgaagggaaaaccagccatatacaggttaggtcacatacctctgaaaatgcatttctcgcgaaTGTGGGTTTACTTATGTtttctacatacttatatacttatgaaaacaaattcgacatacattggtttaggcctaatttatttatttattttggtaatTTACTTATCACTTGTTTTAGTTACAAAACGTGCCGCTGAAGTCAAATAAGGAGGAACGGGATAAAACTATCAAGGACAACAACGCCTTGTTGCGAGAATGCGTCAAGCAGCATCAGGCTGTTATACGGTATGTCAATTAGACCgaatgtctggaaatctcgccCTTAGGAGGTTAATACCACAGAACAGAGATAAGGTccattttaaattaatactGTAGTACATATTATACTTCCATATAGTCATCAGACCAAACAAAAAATTGCGTCGGAGTAAGAGCCACTGTATCAAAAAGTATCATCAGGCTTCGTACATCTTTTCCAGATTATTTATACAAGGCCTTCACCGCAACCGAACGAATTAAATCGTCGATGAGAGCTTCGGCCAATAAACGCAGCAgactgaaaatgaaaatgaaaatgaaaatatttttttattgtatccgatataggacttaattaggtacatttatttaattataaatacagagATATATTCAAACTTAGACCCAAATAAATCCATCTCTTAAAAATTGAGCagaggtccccaaactaggcacagcctgtatcttggggaaccaaATTACAATTAGGTTGCTGAGTTTGTATGAATaaggtaaaatgaaatgtaggtacttatattaaaatttaggtTTACAAAGTTTCCCAAAATTATCACTAAAATTAACTATAACTTATATTAGCCAAATTAACTTAAATTAGTCAAAACTGCAACTATTACGATGAGGTAAAGCATTGTGAAAATAAGAATTCCGTGGTGTAACGATGTGTGGTGTATCATCAAAAGGGTAGTAGGGCCTCCGTTTGTTCATAATTTAGGTCAGAAagatattttgtaattaaaacaccgGCTTGTTGGACTGTAGCTGATTTCATATTGCACAGGTTCACAAATCTATTGTAAGTAGCGATATGAGCAAAGGCGGGAAATTGTTTTGCGAAAACGGTTTTTAGTATAGGTGCAGGTAATGAGAAAACGCGTTTAGACAGCAGACGCGGGTAGTTTTCGTGCTTCAGAGTTGTTCTATGTACATTGAGACACACCTTTTTGACAAAGAGATGTCTGACACGCAGCGCATGAGCTTCAGAGTAAAGAAGGTTAGTCGGAAACCGTCTCGGTTTTTTTAGCATTACTTTAAGTACACTGCGTTGCGCTCTCTCTAGAACTATAAAATAAGATTTGGCAGCGGAACCCCAAACTCCTATGCAGTAATAGAGAATAGATTCGCAGATTGCGGTATAGAcagtttttaagattttaaaaTTGCAGATGTCGCGAAGCTTTTTCATGATGCCAATAGTTTTGCGAACTCGACCAGCTAAAACACTTATTTGtgctttaaaatttaaatttacatcGAGTGTTACACCCAGGTATTTCATAACAGCTACGTGTTCTATGATTTCACAATTACAATCCTGCAAAACCGACTCATCTGAGGAGCATTTGTGAatcttaacatttttatttggaGGGGGTTTAGTAGCTGCTGTCATGTGAAAACATATATATTTGGTTTTTTTAGTGTTCAGGGTCAAGAGATTCCGCTGCAGCCATCCCGATACACATTTCATACCTATTTCAGTAGAGCGAAAAGTCTGTTCCCAATTTTTCTCAAAGAACAACAGAGCTGTATCGTCAGCGTAGCAAATAATCTCTGCATTGGGGATGGACAGATTATGGATGTCGTTCATGTAAACTATAAACAGAGAGGGCCCAAGAATACTGCCCTGTGGGACACCAAAGCTAACCGCGTTCAGTCCACTAGAGAAAGAGTCCACCCTCACCAACTGGTCTCGATCCGCAAGGTAGCTACCAAACCACGCCAAGGCCTCACCTCGCACACCTATGCCTTCTAGTTTACGAAGTAGAATTCGAGAGGAAACTGTATCGAAGGCCTTGGCCAGGTCAAGAAAGACACCAATACATCGGTTGCCCTTATCAAGCTGAGATGAAACCAGGTCCACTAGCGTTGAGACGGCATTTTCCGTTGAGTTTCCTTTCCTAAAGCCGAATTGCCTACAGCTAAGCAAGtttaagttttccaaaaaaGATATTAGACGAATGTTTACAACTTTTTCAAGTATTTTTGAGAACACACTTAGAAGAGAAATTGGGCGATAGTTGTTGGGGATGTCTTTGGCACCATCTTTATGAATTGGGGTTACTGCGGCAGTTTTCCACACATCAGGGAAGCAACCCGTGCTGAAGCTCAGATTTATGATATGGGTTAACGGGTGGACAATAGAGGGTTTTACGGCTTTAATTAGCTGATTATTGAATCCGTCGAGTCCAGGGGCACAACCGTTTTTGAGCTGTGCGATAATGAGGTCCACTTCTCCTTCGTCAGTGGGAGTTAGAAAGAAAGAGTTAACGGGTCCCGAGGTAACATTTATAGACGCTGCAAGAGCCTCCTCGCTAGTATTTGATTCTTTCAGTATAGAGGTTGCTAAGTTCTGACCAACggatgtaaagaaatcattagTTAGGCATAGGGATTCGGAAGGATCCGCAGCCAAGTCAAGGAGTTCCCTAGCCGAACCGGATCTATTATGTTGGTTGCAAATTTTACGAATAGAGGACCACATGTCTTTTGGTGAATGCTTTTTAGATTCAATTTCCGAGCTCTGGTATTGGTTTTTCAGTTTCCTTATTAAATTGGTATAGAAATTTCTGTACCTAGTGAAGGACACTTTTAGGATCCTATCATCTGGAAAGAGACGAGTTAGCTGGTGTAGGTGGTCACGGTGCCGTGCACAACGAAGCAAACCCGGAGTCATCCAGGGTTCTATAGTGAACTTACTTCTACTGATTCGTACACTACGAGTGTTATTGTCAACCGCTGATTTCAGAACATTAGTGAAAGTTGAGGCTGCTGCGTTAACATTATTTACCTTTGTAACGCAACTCCAATCTACCGCTTGCAACTCCCGAGCAACTCCTTCAAAAtcggtaatatttttatttctagagTTATTTTTCTTTGCTTTATTGTTAGTTATGGTGTTAATTCCAACCATGATGGGATTATGATCAGTGAATTTTGAGTCACAAACCAGACCTAAGATAGAGTGGTCGGATTTTACAAGGGCATGGTCAATACAAGTTCCTAGTCGTGTAGGTAACGTAATAGCAGGTTTCAGACCGTGCTCAGCGGCCAGGCAGAGATAGTCTGATGAGTGGTTGTTGGGCGCTCCGCCAGtctccagaatatcaatattcaGGTCCCCCACAACTGCCATGTTAGAATGATTTTTAAATGCCGATATAACCTCGTGCAAGGAGTTTAAGAATATTGAAGGATTCCTAAAAGAAGGGGAGCGGTATATGCCTAGAACGGAGATTACTTTCGGTATTTCTAGTAGGAGACTACAAGCTTGATCAAGTAAGGGTTCCGAGACCGAGACATTCCAATTTTTCTTAACATATGCTACGACACCACCATTTTGATTAATGTTAGACTTTGAGGAGAAACAGTCATAGCCCGCTATTTCATTTAAGATTATGCTTTCGTTTAGCCAACATTCCGTTAAAATGATAATATCGAAATCAGTATTGAGACGATGAAGTAGCACCAGGAAAGCatcaaagtttttattataactGCACACATTTACTGAGAGAATCTTAAATTGATACTTAGAATTAAGCAAGTTATTACAATTTCCCGGAGGAATCAGCTTACAAGTAGTGTTAAAAGAGTTATCAATATTATTTAGTAAATCCAGCCTATCCATAATAAAcatgatttgtttttaaaaatgatTGAATTGTGGAATTTGTTTTACGAGATGATAAAATCAGTCTAGGTGGGGTACATACAGTGAGTAAAATTAggtgaaaataatacaaaaatcttattgacACAGACCCACTTACCCTGCGAAGGGTTACGGTACAGAAATAGTTACTACCACAAATCACTCCGTATGAAGAATAAATATCACTAACCACACGcaatttaagttttaaaaccCAATACCGTAAGACGCCGTGAAAAAGCCAGTTTGTTGTGTAAGTCTCAAGCATAGTATGTGGCCACTTATATCAAACGTTATTTCCGGAAGCCTCGTCGCCGGGGTTTTGCTTGGAGTGCCCAGAGAATGGAGCCGACGAACCTTGTCGAACCTTTTCCAACACCGACTCAGAGGAGACCCGGATGATAGAGCTGGTTTCCGATCTTCTCATAAAAATGTTTCCATTGTTGGTCCACACATATTTGAACTTTAGATCGGAACCAATAGAGCGGGCCCTGCTAAAGAGAACTCGCTTTTCTTTGGTTAGGTGTTCATTTAGAAAAAGTTTTCTTGAGTTGCCGGGGACACCAATAGCTTCAGTAGTAAGCCCTCGACGTGCTCTAGCAGCACGCAGCATTTGGTCGCGGGCCTCCCGTCGTATGAAGGTGATAATTACGGGGCGTGGCCGGTCATCGTTTCCAGATTTGCCACCTTTCACTCCCACCCTACGGATATCATCGATGTCTCTTTGGTCCAGATCAACACCCAGCTTGCTAGCAAGCGTCATAACAGTATGAGGTAGATTCTCATTGTGTTCAGTCAGACCCGTCAGTTCAATATCCTTTCGAAACTGAAATTGCTCCCTGTTAGTGAGTTCCAACCTGAGTCCCTCCACCACAGTCTTCAAGTCACACAGCTCTGACTTACATTTCTCCACGTCGGCCACCCTTTTATCGATCGCATTCATTCGCTCAGATAACTCTTCAAGTTTGAAGTTTAATGTGGCTTTAAGGTCAGTTAAGTCATTTTTTACTTGGGAAATATCCGATTTAATAGTCTCCATTGTTGACAACTGGGCTTGCATTAGAGTGAGTTTGTGTAGTATAGACTCCAGCCTCTCCGGTGTTTGTGACTCTGTCAAAGGATCCTTACTAGAGGAATATCTTGAGTGTGGTACATCCTCCAAAGATGCAGCCGAGATTCTTGGAGGGGGACAATCCACTCGCGGTGAGGAAGTCATTTCCAGGGTTCCATCCAGAAGGGAGCCCTCGTCCCTGCACTGCTGACACTTCCACGAGCTTCTGTTAGACCCGAGCCTATTGAACCCACGCTCTGTAGTTCCACTACAGTGAAAGTGATAAGCTTTCTTACAGCACCCACACACCGGACCTTCACCGACGCCATCTTTGCACGCTGCACATCGTGTAGTGAACATTCTAAGGACAAATCCAAGATATCGTGGTACAAGTTACGACGTATTATTGGTTATTTATCGTAGACGACTTTGGTACCGGGCGGGGCAGTGCGCGTTCGTAGTACAGGTGTCGCTTACTTATCGCTTACTGATCGCCGGGTTGCGTAGTAGCGGGCGGGTCGCAGAATGTGGTTCGCAATTTCGAGCCGCGTTGCTCGTTCACTGGTGGCGCAGCAGTACAAGTGCGGACGCGCAGATCGTTGGCCCGAGGTTCAATCCCACCCGAAATCACTTGCACAATTTTTCACTTTTTCGTAGATGTGTAAAGACGCTGTTGTTTGGATGACGAAAAACTCGGTCCTCCCGGTGCGACAGGGACCGACgcatacaaaatttaatatggCCGCCGCTCTATATGGGATCCGTCACAAGATAGTACGAGAGGGACCGAACTTTACGTTGAATTTAAGCAATTTAAacacttagaataaaataaaacaaattcaaaaattgttAATCACGTCCGTTCATGGCGACAACTGAGGAGCGAAAAAAAACTGACTTGTAGTcttatctacgtggatagacgacctacggctattggtcgaagtcctCGACACAAATCGCGCGGCGCGCAGCGCGGTTGCAGTACCGCAAGGGATGGAGGCACCTTTTTACAAGACATGAAATTTTAATCGCCCAAGACGATATCGCGTTGACTTGTATGGCGATAGTTAGCCAATTAGGACGCTTTAATTCTTCACCTTCTAGTCTCTGTCTAGTCCTAGGGACACTGATTGTGCAATAAgaatcatcacatcactaacaggctagtttccaactatttattcaaatcagttactttttattttactaaataaaataaataaataaataaaaagaagtttattcaaccacaaatatttttacaaaattgcttaaacctaattacatgtaatacattatcagttgtggccgaaaaggaggagcctcagcttttttagggaaaaatagggcactggtttccctcttgccttccgccccaataAGAATCAATTTTACCTATTTCGTTATTTGTTCTAGGTACATAGAAGTGGTAGAGGATACGTACCACGCCAACATATTCTTCCAGCTGAGCGGAACAGTGTTGATCATTTGCATCATTGGACTTCAGTTGTCGAATGTGAGTAGCAATGGAACGTTGGGGTAATCCAAACAGGTGTAACAACCCGgaggtcggttattgacctcacgacccacacaagagaagctAATAGTTCCCTGTTATGATTACCAGTTGGATTCAAACAGCGTGCAGTTCGTGTCTATGGTGACCTACATGACGACCATGTTGTCTCAGCTGTTTCTCTACTGCTGGTGCGGGCAGGAGCTTACTATAAGGGTAACTACAAATAGCATAACATCCCGTCTGtactgtcacgagcattaatatgtatacactttggtaccatgtcacattaacttttttgacaaattgaactgtaagtctcactaaatgtcaaatatgttagtgcgacagagtcctaaagtgggtacattatattgctcaggGCTGTACTGTATCCCTttcgggtaggcagaggtgaatagtatatacgtatacacccactgctcgccagctatgtttaagtcccatgtaatagggcctttgccattaaccgggcacaaatcctgggaaCCATGTGAcaccaattatctatgatccaaataaacTAACTCTACCAACTACTCGGACTATATTGTGAAAATCTCAAGACATAATAATCAATGACACAGGAGCCTCTAGCGAATATATTAAAAAAGGCTTATAAAACCCTTCGCCATTTTGCGGGTAAAATAAGTACTATCAATTCTTTTAATAATATCCATTCCCATTACACAGATttaattcatctgaaaagcaatattactaattgacatttgcgcatataaaaatacgtGCGCAACGTCAACAaaggtcaaatagcaatattggtttttggatgaattgcttcgatgtggcccttttaaccccaAGCATATTTTTGGGCAGAGTGAACGCCTCCGCGAGTTGTTGTACCAGTGCCCGTGGTACCAGCAGGACACGCGGTTCAAGCGGTCACTGTGGATCGCCATGGAGCGCATGAAGAGGCCCATCATATTCCGGGCAGGGCATTACATCCCGCTCTCCAGGCCTACCTTTGTCTCGGTGAGGATTATTACCTCTTTTTCGAAATACGGCGTGACGGGGCGCTTGTAGTTGTGATGTATTGAAATGTAGGAGAGatagacaaacaaacaaacaaaatgtaagtatatttataaattcagtCGTACATTAGTTTATTGGAGTTTCCTTTTAAGCACCAAATTGCCTGTGTCAGGAAAAACTCCTCTTTTCCAGTGTTTGTGAAATATAGAAATAACCTGAACCGTTTGTCTGTATTCAACAAGTCTTTATCTATTTGTTTCTGTgtgcaataaactgttaaaaataaataaataaagatgtcACACGCTTGGCGAGACGACAATCGCCCGCAATGTGACGACGCACCCCGTCACGCCGGCTGTGTGTTGAGATAAAAGGCCAATATTGGGCCTATTCGGGTGGATACAAGCTtaatctaattttagtttgacaggtCTGCTGTCTTTCATTTACAATTAGtgcaagaaaataatataatagagCAAAATTTTTGGTACTATTATAATTTCTTTAGGTTTTGTCTTTTGTTTCAGATACTTCGGTCATCCTACTCTTACTTTGCAGTGTTGAACCAAGcgaacaacaagaaataaaacagcattcgttattatttttagcttaagtaaaataattagtataatTACACTTAGCGAGACGTTTCTGTAGGTAAAaatttaacacaaaataaaacgcATCGTCAcaaattaattgtttatttataaatcgtGTATCACATTATGCGTAGTGTACATTCAAGATTTTAGGCAAAAGTGTGCTTAGTTTacgaaaattatgaaaaaatacatCGTTAATATACTTTTTGTAACGTTTAACGAGGCCCGCCGGATATTCGAACGTCGTCCATACTTAAagtttttatgatattttactTTACACCTTAACATGGGTAGTCCTAGATTTCGCCAACAAGTCGAATACATACTTGGAGATGTTACAGTCGGGAGTTGCCAAGCGCAAGTATTCCCCTCTGCCgaagtacaatcaaagagcaaaagtgcagtcactgtgcccagcgaattatttgtaaacggtGAAAtcaaccattagttgtcataattataaaatttatgtttttgtaggtgtttttggtctataacagaaacgacatgtaaccaggaggtcttaagtgcaaccagttaattaattactttgcaagaaactgattgggcttttgcaccttatcgtacatgtGTGGCAGAGAGATGTCTGCTGTACGTGTATACCTCAATTCCCCCAATAAGTGACAGAAAAATGTAgtgtttacaataataataaacactacaCTTTATGCCCAAAGGCAATTCCCGTCTATAATTTCCCTGAGAATACATATATTAAACTCACTCTTATGACCCTTAATAAGGTAGAGCCTCAAGTAATCTGGAGCTGATTTGCAACCACTTTTGACACGaaaaaacgcaaaaaaaaacgtaaagcACAAAGTATGGATATCAATCGACATTGGAATATCCAACGGGTAAACTTATTAGAGCTTTAGTCATAGTCGATAAATTCGTGcgcttaaattaataaaaacattatcaaGTAGCGTAGCGAACATGGTAAACAATTACAACCGTGATTTAGAATTTGTATGAGGTTCGTTATAAATACGAAATTCGTTTACAACAAGCGAGCTAAAGGTAAATCGCGTCGGTAACTGGTAACATTGTGGTTCCTGCGGacaccaaaataattttaagttgacaGTTCTAAAATAGTTTCGTCTCTGTCTTGCAAGGCCGGTCGTAAGTGAAAGACGGCATGTTTAGAGCtgtcagactaaaataaaatataattttactaacTATGAACAGTATCTCACGCAACATCGTAAGCATGTTAAAAATTAGTTTATTTCAAACGATCTTATTTATAAATGTCACAGCATAATGTTACCAGCACGCTTTTATTATTCCCGtaaaagcgttttttttttaagaatatttaatagCCATACCAACTCGAATGAAGCTCaccattattttgaattttagagGCAATAaacgttaataataataattaacatagCAGGCCTGAttagtatacacctctgcctacccttttgaggatacaggcgtgatacacTGTCCTGCCCGTCACTtataataagtgcaagaaagggataaAGCTGGTTAACCCTGTCAAATTAAGCTGGTTGGTTATATTCTTAAAGTAAGCTTCATTCGGGCAGGTgatgtaatttaataattaaacaattttacaaatattttattggcaacccaatattatttaacattttgacACAATTTCCTAAACATCTTTTAGGAATCGGgatatattaaaaatgtaacaatCAGTCGCATATCGTTACTTATATAAGAAGCTCGCGTTTTGAAACTAAGTCCACGGCTGCCTGTGGAAATATAGGTTTAGCAAAATGAGTTCGCgggtataaagtatatttgatgtTCGTTTTGGATGTGTTGGTTTGGATATTGGTGCTatgacaccatctaattttactttaagttacacctgtgattaatttatgtaacacacgtcaatttaatttagatagaaatttaaacaacattaCAACActtaaaaatttacatttacccgacagaattatgttgacagcacacgtcaaatggattgcataccagtgaagTACATATTTGATTCGCCAATgtgattcattcattcattttaaaattaacaactgtaaATCATGCGTCcatttctttttcggcggattagaaaatgacaggtatgacttaaataaaattagatggtatctacaggaattagACACCATTATGTCGCAACCGACTAGTTGAATCTAGCTAACAAACTGCGTAAATACATTTAACAGTGTCTGCTCTGCGTAATAAATACCGCACGTTTCGACCAATTAGCGCAGCGAATGCCGTCCATGTAGATAAGCGTCGCACAGCTATCGGTCGAAGCTTGCGATATACTACACGCTGTACGCGATTGCGTTACCGTGCAGCCCCTGCACGGCAGGGCCTGCAGCAGTCATTTTTAGAATCCAGCATTAACACCAGTTTGAATCACCTATGCGACTAGATAATTATCTAGTTGGCTACATAAGTGTAACAGACAGCCATTAAAAATAGTGCTTGGTAATTCGATATGGTTTATGATACTGTAAAAGTGCTTTAAAAACATAAGGCATTGGCATTATTATCAATATCACAGCGATGCGAAAGCTTACTTCAGTTCCAAACAGGCTGACCGTTTCTCACGTAAATTTCATTACTTACACTCGTATTCTTAAGATGTTAACTCCGACCTCAGTTCAGATGACCTTTAGGGTCATATTACACTATAACGGCACTGATCCAGCACGGCTCCAACCCAGCAATTTACTTGTCATTCAAATTAGGGCATTAAAACCTGTGTCGTAAGATATATTTCGTAATGTCAATATAAAAAGCCGCCGGCGAGCAGGCAGCGCGCTTACAGCTACCATACCACACGTCGCGGAGCCCGCGCGCTGCAAACGAGGAGACAGCGTGCGTACAGCGCGCCGACTGCAGGGCGACTGCGCGCCTGTTCGCGGTGATAGCAAGCTACACACATTGTGTATGGCTCGCTGCCAGCG from Pectinophora gossypiella chromosome 18, ilPecGoss1.1, whole genome shotgun sequence includes the following:
- the LOC126375211 gene encoding odorant receptor Or1-like, whose protein sequence is MSDKSLEQFLGQPKRILKYFGIWPPPEDISWYGLILYRIYMYLVMASQYSFLLFELVYIAMVFGDLDEMFESSFLLFTQASLCYKTTVFLVNTKNLVILMDYMVSDTFAPQNELHEKRLFVQARIIRRLCTFFFTSAFTTCSLWALMPLFDNNGPRIFPFKIWMPVGPTTSPQYELGYLYQIVSVYISAALFVGVDNVSLAMIMYGTAQLEIIADKIQALQNVPLKSNKEERDKTIKDNNALLRECVKQHQAVIRYIEVVEDTYHANIFFQLSGTVLIICIIGLQLSNLDSNSVQFVSMVTYMTTMLSQLFLYCWCGQELTIRSERLRELLYQCPWYQQDTRFKRSLWIAMERMKRPIIFRAGHYIPLSRPTFVSILRSSYSYFAVLNQANNKK